The following are from one region of the Vicinamibacteria bacterium genome:
- a CDS encoding ABC transporter permease → MKSRWRHRLERIGGMVGKEFRQIFRDPRMARVIVVAPVIQLLVFGYAVSTDVDEIATFLVDHDRSRESRELVEALTASGAFEVVGRSDRSGDLVLALDRGDAAVGLEIPAGFSTALRTGSGARVQILLDGTSSNTASVAQSYAERIVQEFALGRTVPVSSAAIDFRERPWFNPNLESRDYNVPAVVGALILLVCLLLTSLAVVREREIGTLEQLNVTPLTPGELIAGKTIPFAVIGLVDLSLVTAVSILWFEVPFRGSAVHLLAASILYLLSGLGLGLLISTVSSTQQEAFMASFLIFQPAILLSGFMFPVTSMPEIFQWVTLLNPVRHYIEVVRAVFLKGPSIEALWTQYTALLLIGGTLLWIASRRFQKTAR, encoded by the coding sequence ATGAAGTCACGGTGGCGCCACCGTCTCGAGAGAATCGGCGGGATGGTGGGAAAGGAGTTTCGGCAGATCTTTCGCGATCCGCGGATGGCTCGCGTCATCGTCGTCGCCCCGGTCATCCAGCTCCTGGTGTTCGGCTACGCGGTTTCCACCGACGTCGACGAGATCGCCACGTTTCTGGTGGACCACGATCGCAGCCGGGAGTCCCGGGAGCTCGTAGAGGCGCTCACCGCTTCCGGTGCTTTCGAAGTCGTCGGCCGCTCCGACCGGTCGGGGGATCTGGTCCTGGCCCTCGACCGCGGTGACGCCGCCGTTGGACTGGAAATTCCCGCTGGGTTCTCCACGGCGCTTCGTACCGGGAGCGGCGCCCGGGTGCAGATTCTGCTCGACGGCACGAGCTCGAATACCGCCTCGGTAGCGCAGAGCTACGCCGAGCGTATCGTTCAGGAGTTTGCTCTCGGTCGGACCGTTCCTGTCTCTTCGGCCGCGATCGATTTCCGCGAGCGCCCCTGGTTCAACCCGAATCTGGAGAGTCGGGACTACAACGTGCCCGCGGTGGTGGGCGCTCTCATCCTGCTGGTTTGTCTGCTATTGACGTCCCTGGCCGTCGTCCGGGAGAGGGAGATCGGCACTCTCGAGCAGCTCAACGTCACCCCCCTTACGCCGGGCGAGCTCATCGCCGGCAAGACGATTCCTTTCGCCGTGATCGGGCTCGTGGATCTCAGCCTCGTCACCGCCGTCTCCATCCTGTGGTTCGAGGTGCCTTTCCGCGGGAGTGCTGTGCACCTGCTGGCGGCCAGTATTCTCTATCTGTTGTCGGGCCTCGGCCTGGGCCTCCTCATCTCGACCGTCTCGTCGACTCAGCAAGAGGCGTTCATGGCCAGCTTCTTGATCTTTCAGCCCGCCATTCTTCTATCGGGCTTCATGTTTCCGGTGACCAGCATGCCCGAGATATTCCAGTGGGTCACTCTGCTCAATCCCGTGCGCCACTATATCGAGGTAGTCCGTGCCGTGTTTCTCAAGGGCCCTTCCATCGAGGCGCTCTGGACACAGTACACGGCGCTCTTACTGATCGGGGGGACGCTTCTCTGGATCGCCTCGAGGCGGTTCCAAAAGACGGCGCGCTAG
- the hydA gene encoding dihydropyrimidinase, with the protein MELDLVVRNGNVVTATEEVFCDIGIAGGRIAAIARKLDSGRREIDAEGHYVFPGGIDGHCHIEQLSSSGLRCADDFYTGTVSAAFGGTTTVVSFAAQHRGDSLKRVVSDYHARAKAKAVVDYAFHLILSDPTETALREELPELIRNGYPSVKVYTTYDRLRLDDYQILEVLSLARREGALTMVHAENHDMIRWLTERLLYRGARVPGYHAVAHPRLAESEAASRTIALAELVDAPILIVHVSSQEALAAIRRAQERGLKVYAETCPQYLFLTAEDLGGEGMEGARFCCSPPPRDEKDQEAMWRGLSDGTFQILSSDHAPYRFDETEKGANDSVARFDEIASGLPGLEVRMPLLFSEGVRGGRIDIHRFVELTSTRAAKLYGMFPQKGSISIGADADLVIWDAERELVIESAKLHDNAGYTPYEGRRVTGWPITVLSRGRVVVEDNTLQVERGSGAFVAREKPAAADPTGRPVPERQLARRLGTSEAW; encoded by the coding sequence GTGGAGCTCGACCTGGTCGTTCGCAATGGAAACGTCGTGACCGCCACCGAGGAGGTCTTCTGCGATATTGGCATCGCGGGAGGCAGGATTGCCGCGATCGCGAGGAAGCTCGACTCGGGCCGACGGGAGATCGACGCCGAGGGTCACTACGTCTTTCCGGGAGGCATCGACGGCCACTGTCACATCGAGCAGCTGTCCTCGTCTGGTCTCCGATGCGCCGACGACTTCTACACCGGCACCGTTTCCGCCGCGTTCGGGGGAACGACGACCGTCGTCTCGTTTGCCGCCCAGCATCGCGGCGATTCGCTCAAGAGAGTGGTCTCCGATTACCACGCGCGCGCCAAGGCGAAGGCCGTCGTCGACTACGCGTTCCACCTGATCCTCTCGGATCCTACCGAGACGGCGCTGCGCGAGGAGCTTCCCGAGCTCATCCGAAACGGCTACCCCTCGGTAAAGGTGTATACGACTTACGATCGCCTGCGACTCGACGACTACCAGATCCTCGAGGTTCTCTCGCTCGCCCGGCGCGAGGGCGCTCTCACCATGGTGCACGCCGAGAACCACGACATGATCCGCTGGCTCACCGAGCGGCTTCTCTATCGAGGGGCGCGGGTGCCGGGTTACCACGCCGTTGCCCATCCGCGGCTCGCGGAGAGTGAGGCGGCGTCACGCACCATCGCCCTGGCGGAGCTCGTCGATGCGCCGATCCTGATCGTTCACGTTTCGTCCCAGGAGGCGCTCGCGGCGATCCGGCGAGCGCAGGAACGCGGGCTCAAGGTCTACGCCGAGACCTGCCCTCAGTACCTCTTTCTCACCGCGGAAGACCTCGGCGGGGAAGGCATGGAGGGCGCCCGGTTTTGCTGCAGCCCGCCGCCCCGGGACGAGAAGGATCAGGAGGCGATGTGGCGCGGGCTTTCGGATGGAACATTCCAAATTCTCTCTTCCGATCACGCTCCCTATCGATTCGACGAAACGGAAAAGGGCGCAAACGATTCCGTGGCACGTTTCGACGAGATCGCAAGCGGCCTTCCCGGCCTCGAAGTGCGCATGCCCTTGCTCTTTTCCGAGGGCGTGAGGGGAGGGCGAATCGACATCCACCGATTCGTCGAGCTGACGTCGACGCGAGCGGCCAAGCTCTACGGAATGTTTCCTCAAAAGGGAAGCATCTCGATCGGGGCCGACGCCGATCTCGTCATCTGGGACGCCGAAAGGGAACTGGTCATCGAGAGCGCCAAGTTGCACGACAATGCGGGCTACACACCCTATGAAGGGCGCCGGGTGACCGGTTGGCCCATTACGGTGTTGAGCCGCGGGAGGGTCGTCGTCGAAGATAACACGCTCCAGGTCGAACGGGGCTCGGGAGCGTTCGTCGCGCGGGAGAAACCCGCGGCCGCCGATCCAACGGGTCGTCCGGTACCCGAGCGGCAGCTCGCCCGGCGCTTGGGCACGTCGGAGGCCTGGTGA
- a CDS encoding CoA-binding protein, with amino-acid sequence MKDIVDLLDLPDTTVAVVGATDDPRKYGYIIYRDLKRKGYTVFPVNRSRDAVDGDRAYRTLRDLPQTPTIVNVVVPPSETALVVRHCLELGIGNVWLQPGAESPEVLEFLQTNGFNYLADACIMVQSRFAHPP; translated from the coding sequence ATGAAGGATATCGTCGATCTCCTCGACCTTCCGGATACCACTGTCGCCGTCGTAGGAGCGACGGATGATCCCCGCAAGTACGGCTACATCATCTACCGCGACCTGAAGCGCAAGGGCTATACCGTTTTTCCCGTTAACCGGAGTCGGGATGCCGTGGACGGTGACCGGGCTTACCGGACCCTGCGGGATCTTCCGCAGACTCCGACGATCGTGAACGTCGTCGTACCGCCCTCCGAGACCGCCCTCGTCGTGCGACATTGTCTGGAGCTGGGAATCGGAAACGTCTGGCTCCAGCCGGGCGCGGAGAGCCCGGAGGTCCTCGAATTCCTGCAAACGAACGGGTTCAACTATCTCGCCGATGCCTGCATCATGGTGCAGAGTCGATTCGCCCATCCGCCATGA